A genomic segment from Acyrthosiphon pisum isolate AL4f chromosome A3, pea_aphid_22Mar2018_4r6ur, whole genome shotgun sequence encodes:
- the LOC100162632 gene encoding zinc finger protein 345, with translation MDNDILDERSREFLETADQYITEHGHQHVSEENSKQLVSDQHNLPEEFRIDENGELSHHTTGYYDTNDILSGDGSTTLTEDDHRLANELAAELAQQNKSLVDGGHHDTHLMTSYLYSTDFDLNTNSKHSTQTSSHINNQQIISPENLIEVEASESDYHAEIQNNLPHKKRFRKRESTPAPMRSIHSKCYKCKQCGEQFNSQSAVTAHKLVHAPKLKVSGRMPFLCEICDKHFTHQIKFFEHLKCHYEPQQSKVIVVTTDSGTSPHHVNYQNHNVQESTDNNENQYIEETIEDQPELHDLPPLQSYRLTEEESMEDNKHCIFSSDGSILAAQLQQPFPSCHLCGRNFRRLKALEIHMASVHPQPATVVTVKQDCLEEFSDPEDLMEGIRHMVPGVADTESETDEKQPIQDQIWEYNGESITNHEGPMIKPKEENNCLLNGNDDNGENSRAEHTWEDDTDELEQIMKKNISKNLVCTQCKRKFNHRNSLLYHLRSHSGKRPHSCKLCPKSFFSSSALKVHNRLHTGDKPFECEWCGRNFRQWGDLKYHIASLHSESKQFQCEFCGKDFARKYSLIVHRRIHTGEKNYVCEFCKKTFRASSYLQNHRRIHTGEKPYKCETCGKAFRVRSDMRRHTVVHRKDVVNSVQINSYAGQVSGIVTSSDMSIHLTKLEVNKDKITAESDGDVKFHENFSHDSNQILTADEVSAPLNLNLRAQDNGHDDESTNFEQFNGRQEIIDRETNTLYVWIPSNTEQLLQSE, from the exons ATGGATAATGATATATTGGATGAAAGATCGAGAGAATTTTTAGAAACTGCAGATCAGTATATCACTGAACATGGCCATCAACATGTATCTGAAGAAAATAGTAAACAACTTGTTAGTGACCAACATAATTTGCCTGAAGAATTCCGTATCG atgAGAATGGAGAATTGTCCCATCATACAACTGGGTATTATGAtacaaatgatattttatctgGTGATGGATCTACAACTCTCACTGAAGATGACCACCGATTAGCCAATGAACTAGCTGCTGAGCTTGCCCAACAAAACAAATCTCTTGTTGATGGTGGCCATCACGACACTCATCTTATGACCAGCTATCTATACAGTACTGATTTTGATTTAAACACGAATAGTAAACATTCAACACAAACTTCAAGTCATATCAATAATCAAcaa ATTATTAGtcctgaaaatttaatagaagttgAAGCTTCAGAATCTGATTACCATgcagaaatacaaaataatttaccacaCAAAAAACGTTTTCGCAAAAGAGAATCCACCCCGGCTCCAATGAGAAGTATTCATTCAAAGTGTTACAAATGTAAACAATGCGGCGAACAATTTAATTCTCAATCTGCAGTTAct GCACATAAACTAGTACATGCTCCTAAACTAAAAGTTAGTGGCCGAATGCCATTCTTATGCGAAATATGTGATAAACATTTTACAcatcaaataaagttttttgaaCATCTAAAATGTCATTATGAACCACAGCAAAGTAAAGTAATTGTTGTTACCACAGACTCTGGTACTTCACCACATcatgtaaattatcaaaatcacaATGTTCAAGAATCAACagataataatgaaaatcaatatattgaaGAAACCATTGAAGACCAACCAGAACTTCATGATCTTCCTCCACTTCAGAGTTATAGA ttaacaGAAGAGGAGAGCATGGAAGATAATAAACATTGCATATTTTCATCTGATGGGTCTATATTGGCTGCGCAACTTCAGCAGCCATTTCCTTCATGTCATCTTTGTGGTAGAAATTTTCGACGTTTAAAAGCATTGGAAATTCATATGGCTTCTGTACACCCACAACCTGCAACTGTTGTTACTGTTAAACAGGACTGTTTGGAAGAGTTTTCTGATCCAGAAGATCTAATGGAAGGCATTCGTCATATGGTACCTGGTGTAGCTGATACTGAATCAGAAACTGATGAAAAGCAACCAATACAAGaccaaat ttgGGAGTACAATGGTGAAAGTATTACAAATCACGAAGGTCCTATGATTAAAccaaaagaagaaaataattgtttgttaaatGGAAACGATGATAATGGTGAAAACAGTCGAGCGGAACACACTTGGGAAGATGATACCGATGAATTggaacaaataatgaaaaaaaatatatcaaagaatCTTGTATGCACTCAATGTAAAAGAAAGTTCAACCATCGTAATTCTCTACTATATCATTTAAGATCACATTCCGGTAAAAGACCACATAGCTGTAAACTATGTCCCAAAAGTTTTTTCTCCAGCAGTGCTCttaag gTACATAATCGGCTACACACCGGAGATAAGCCATTTGAATGTGAATGGTGTGGACGAAATTTTCGACAGTGGGGTGACCTTAAGTACCATATTGCTTCATTGCACTCTGAATCTAAACAATTTCAATGTGAATTTTGTGGTAAAGACTTTGCTCGTAAATACTCTTTGATTGTGCATCGTCGAATACATACAGGTGAAAAGAATTATGTttgtgaattttgtaaaaaaactttTCGTGCGTCATCATATTTGCAAAACCATCGTCGAATTCACACAG gtgaAAAACCATATAAATGTGAGACTTGTGGTAAAGCATTCAGAGTACGTTCCGACATGCGTCGACATACTGTAGTACATAGGAAAGATGTTGTAAACTCTGTTCAAATTAATAGTTATGCTGGTCAAGTGAGTGGGATTGTTACATCTTCTGACATGAGTATCCATCTAACTAAATTGGAAGtgaataaagataaaataacagCAGAATCTGATGGAGATGTTAAATTCCATGAAAATTTCTCTCATGATTCGAATCAAATATTAACAGCAGATGAAGTTAGTGCACCTCTTAATCTCAATTTACGAGCTCAAGATAATGGTCATGACGATGAATCAActaattttgaacaatttaatgGCCGTCAAGAAATAATTGATCGGGAAACAAATACTTTATATGTTTGGATTCCATCCAATACTGAGCAATTATTACAAAGTGAATGA
- the LOC100169512 gene encoding protein mothers against dpp, with protein sequence MEVDEFDSGRSSSTISSINSLFSFTSPAVKKLLGWKQGDEEEKWAEKAVDALVKKLKKTKGAIEELEKALSCPGQPSKCVTIPRSLDGRLQVSHRKSLPHVIYCRVWRWPDLQTHHELKPLDHCQFPFSTQNKQKDVCINPYHYKRVESPVLPPVLVPRQSQLPPMMFRQMPENLQYNNYNQGPNSPSSSPPPNSPFQSSALSELGSSPGPDEKAMSPTSGTQVLYQEQASWASIAYYELNSRVGELFHCQSPVVVVDGFTNPSNNLNRFCLGQLSNVNRNQTIENTRRHIGRGIQLHYIGGEVYAECLSDSAVFVQSRNCNHHHNFHPLTVCKIPAGCSLRIFNNQQFATLLTESVNSGYEAVFELTKMCTIRMSFVKGWGAEYHRQDVTSTPCWIEIHLNGPLQWLDKVLCAMGSPHNAISSVS encoded by the exons ATGGAGGTGGACGAGTTCGATTCGGGCCGTTCGTCGTCAACAATTTCGTCGATAAACAGCTTGTTCTCGTTTACCAGCCCGGCCGTTAAGAAACTGTTGGGCTGGAAGCAGGGTGACGAAGAGGAAAAATGGGCTGAAAAAGCCGTCGACGCACTTGTCAAGAAACTGAAGAAAACGAAAGGCGCTATCGAAGAGTTGGAAAAAGCGCTTAGTTGTCCGGGACAACCGAGCAAGTGCGTCACCATACCGAGAAGTCTTGACGGACGATTGCAG GTGTCGCACCGTAAGAGCTTACCTCATGTCATATACTGCCGTGTTTGGCGATGGCCAGATCTCCAAACCCATCATGAACTTAAGCCTCTTGACCACTGTCAATTCCCGTTTTCTACTCAAAACAAACAGAAAGATGTTTGTATTAACCCTTATCATTACAAACGTGTTGAAAGTCCTG TGCTACCTCCTGTATTGGTACCAAGACAAAGTCAGCTACCCCCTATGATGTTCCGTCAAATGCCGGAAAATcttcaatacaataattataatcaaggACCCAATTCTCCATCATCAAGTCCTCCGCCAAATAGTCCCTTTCAGAGCAGCGCACTATCAG aattAGGAAGTTCTCCTGGGCCTGATGAAAAAGCTATGAGTCCCACATCTGGAACACAAGTTTTGTACCag GAACAAGCTAGTTGGGCAAGCATAGCATACTATGAATTAAATAGTAGAGTTGGAGAACTATTTCATTGTCAATCTCCTGTTGTAGTTGTGGATGGTTTCACTAATccaagtaataatttaaaccgATTTTGCCTTGGACAACTTTCTAATGTAAATCGAAATCAAACAATTGAAAACACTAGGCGACATATCGGAagag GCATTCAATTACATTACATCGGCGGTGAAGTATATGCAGAGTGTTTATCAGACTCTGCAGTTTTTGTACAGTCACGTAACTGCAATCACCATCATAATTTTCATCCATTAACTGTGTGTAAGATACCAGCTGGATGTTCTTTACGTATATTCAATAATCAACAATTTGCAACTTTACTCACAGAATCTGTGAATTCAGGTTATGAAGCCGTATTTGAGCTCACAAAAATGTGCACaattag GATGTCATTTGTGAAAGGCTGGGGCGCTGAGTATCATCGACAAGATGTTACTAGCACACCTTGTTGGATTGAAATCCATTTAAATGGACCGTTACAATGGTTAGACAAAGTTTTATGTGCCATGGGATCCCCTCACAATGCTATATCATCTGTTTCATAG